The Geomonas ferrireducens genome includes a window with the following:
- a CDS encoding PAS domain S-box protein: MKHPLRILIVDDSAEDALLIVRELQREFVPYYERVETPEEMEAALGLGGWDVVISDYVMPRFSGLAALKLMHDRSIDLPFIMVSGQMGEDAAVEAMRAGAHDYLLKDRLSRLIPAIKRELRETVERRERRMAEEALSATEARFQSLVEQSLVGIFMLQDDIIIYVNPKFGDVFGYRPEELIEKKNLLELVHADDQIGVMTRFLCPLTEGSEPLHVFFRGKHRSGVTIDLEVNGTRTVINGADAVIGTLLDITERRRTEAELSKLWQAVEQSPVSVVITDLRGLIEYVNPKFIEVSGYSEAELIGERPSIVKSGNMEDSFYRDLWDTICAGREWHGELQNRKKNGELYWESCSISAVKNPEGAITHFVALKEDVTERKFAIEQLRQVQKMEAVGQLAGGIAHDFNNLLTVINGYSTLLIRAMEENSPMRKEAEQILRAGERAADLTRQLLGFSRRQIMEPRVLDVNKQVKSVQKMLERLIGENIRLATNLAPDAGLIKMDPGQLEQIVMNLIVNARDASDTGGVITVETANCELDDAFTGTHPGSQAGSYVRLSVTDRGQGMTEEVKQRLFEPFFTTKEMGRGTGLGLATVYGIVKQCGGYIQVTSEPGEGARFDIYLPRTLESSEAQSRQQLDEAIDTNYTILVVEDEPGVLNLVVHTLRMRGFKVLESTDPEQGIALFDKHEGDIDMLLTDVVMPFMSGPTLADILLGKKHDLKVLFMSGHMENRAGFEKTLEKGMQFLPKPFAGDALIRKVRDTLQGTATQEASRAILGGSN; this comes from the coding sequence ATGAAACATCCACTGCGCATCCTGATCGTAGACGATTCTGCCGAAGACGCACTGCTCATCGTGCGCGAGTTGCAGAGGGAGTTCGTTCCGTACTACGAGCGGGTGGAGACTCCCGAAGAGATGGAAGCGGCACTGGGGCTTGGCGGCTGGGACGTCGTCATCTCCGACTACGTCATGCCCAGGTTCTCGGGACTCGCCGCCTTAAAGCTCATGCACGACCGCAGCATCGATCTCCCCTTCATCATGGTTTCCGGCCAAATGGGTGAGGACGCCGCCGTCGAAGCGATGCGCGCAGGGGCGCACGACTACCTGCTCAAGGACCGGCTTTCACGGCTCATCCCCGCCATCAAGCGCGAGTTGCGCGAAACGGTGGAGCGGCGCGAAAGGCGCATGGCCGAGGAGGCGCTATCCGCCACCGAGGCGCGTTTCCAAAGCCTCGTGGAGCAGTCGCTGGTCGGCATCTTCATGCTTCAGGACGACATCATCATCTACGTGAACCCGAAGTTCGGCGACGTCTTCGGCTACCGTCCCGAGGAGCTGATCGAGAAGAAAAACCTGCTCGAACTTGTGCACGCCGACGACCAGATCGGGGTGATGACGCGCTTTCTCTGCCCTTTGACGGAAGGGAGCGAACCGCTGCACGTCTTCTTCCGCGGCAAACACCGCAGCGGCGTCACCATCGATCTCGAAGTGAACGGCACGAGGACCGTGATAAACGGTGCGGACGCGGTGATCGGCACCCTGCTGGACATCACGGAGCGCAGGCGTACCGAAGCCGAGCTCAGCAAGCTGTGGCAGGCCGTGGAGCAGAGCCCGGTATCGGTGGTGATCACCGACCTGCGCGGTTTGATCGAGTACGTCAACCCGAAGTTCATCGAGGTGAGCGGCTACTCCGAGGCGGAGCTGATCGGCGAGCGCCCGAGCATCGTCAAGTCGGGCAACATGGAGGACTCCTTCTACCGCGATCTCTGGGACACGATCTGCGCCGGCAGGGAATGGCACGGGGAGCTGCAGAACCGTAAGAAGAACGGCGAACTCTACTGGGAGAGCTGCTCCATCTCGGCCGTCAAGAACCCCGAGGGGGCGATCACCCATTTCGTCGCCCTCAAAGAGGACGTAACCGAACGCAAATTCGCCATCGAACAGCTGCGCCAAGTGCAGAAGATGGAGGCGGTCGGCCAGTTGGCCGGTGGCATCGCCCACGACTTCAACAACCTGCTCACCGTCATCAACGGCTACAGCACCCTGCTAATCCGGGCCATGGAGGAGAACTCCCCCATGCGCAAGGAGGCGGAACAGATCCTCAGGGCCGGTGAGCGCGCCGCTGACCTCACCAGACAGCTGCTCGGCTTCAGCCGGCGCCAGATCATGGAGCCGCGGGTACTGGACGTCAACAAACAGGTGAAGTCGGTGCAGAAGATGCTGGAGCGGCTGATCGGCGAGAACATACGTCTCGCCACGAACCTCGCCCCCGACGCGGGTCTCATCAAGATGGACCCCGGGCAGCTCGAGCAGATCGTGATGAACCTCATCGTGAACGCGCGGGACGCCTCGGACACCGGCGGGGTAATCACGGTGGAGACGGCCAACTGCGAACTGGACGATGCCTTCACCGGCACGCATCCGGGATCGCAGGCCGGAAGCTACGTGCGACTGAGCGTTACCGACCGCGGCCAGGGGATGACCGAGGAGGTCAAGCAGCGGCTCTTCGAGCCGTTTTTCACCACCAAGGAGATGGGCCGGGGCACCGGCTTGGGACTTGCCACCGTGTACGGTATCGTCAAGCAGTGCGGCGGGTACATCCAGGTGACCAGCGAGCCTGGAGAGGGGGCGCGCTTCGACATCTACCTGCCTCGTACCCTTGAGAGCTCCGAGGCGCAGTCAAGGCAGCAGCTTGACGAGGCTATCGACACCAATTACACCATCCTCGTGGTCGAAGACGAGCCCGGGGTACTGAATTTGGTGGTGCACACGCTCAGGATGCGTGGCTTCAAGGTGCTGGAGAGCACCGATCCGGAACAGGGAATCGCCTTGTTCGACAAACACGAAGGTGATATAGACATGCTTTTGACCGACGTGGTGATGCCGTTTATGAGCGGCCCCACGCTCGCTGATATACTTCTAGGCAAAAAGCACGACCTCAAGGTACTCTTTATGTCTGGACACATGGAGAACCGGGCCGGCTTTGAGAAAACACTGGAAAAAGGAATGCAGTTCCTGCCCAAGCCCTTTGCAGGCGATGCCCTCATCAGAAAGGTGCGGGATACGCTGCAGGGAACCGCGACGCAAGAAGCGTCAAGGGCGATTCTAGGAGGTAGCAATTGA